In Mus musculus strain C57BL/6J chromosome 14, GRCm38.p6 C57BL/6J, the following are encoded in one genomic region:
- the Gm45915 gene encoding immune system released activating agent, protein MAGETVLQGCPLCPDHAEGDRSPRIGGSQRQSPLLEVTHTQCCHLILSCLYVWCPVTQSLYGAPEQHSFLSPLVLLHASQRPGTHPLAISLLTLPSQLVPEYTEVTSLQVIRILVNPSESANCLG, encoded by the coding sequence ATGGCAGGGGAAACAGTGCTACAAGGATGTCCTTTGTGTCCTGACCATGCAGAAGGAGACAGAAGCCCCAGGATTGGTGGTTCCCAGAGGCAGAGCCCACTCCTGGAGGTGACTCACACTCAGTGTTGTCATTTGATCCTTAGCTGTCTGTATGTCTGGTGCCCTGTGACCCAGTCTCTTTATGGTGCTCCGGAGCAGCATTCCTTTCTGTCCCCCCTTGTTCTTCTCCACGCTTCCCAACGACCAGGTACACACCCACTTGCCATCTCCCTGTTAACCCTACCTTCCCAGTTAGTGCCTGAGTACACAGAAGTGACATCTCTCCAGGTCATCAGAATTCTTGTCAATCCCTCTGAGTCAGCAAACTGCCTGGGTTAG